The Triticum aestivum cultivar Chinese Spring chromosome 7B, IWGSC CS RefSeq v2.1, whole genome shotgun sequence genome window below encodes:
- the LOC123159967 gene encoding protein TIFY 11e, giving the protein MAASGSAQSRRFAAACGVLSRCIKAADAQPAATVVLPLMPGADVPAQDEQAAGPPPAKAQMTIFYGGQVLVLDEVPDDRAAELLRVAAAAGTTRGDGDLPMARKASLQRFMEKRKGRLAARAVPYSRPDGDAFACNRRLRSDSCS; this is encoded by the coding sequence ATGGCGGCGTCAGGGAGCGCTCAGAGCCGACGGTTCGCCGCAGCGTGCGGCGTTCTCAGCCGCTGCATCAAGGCGGCGGACGCGCAGCCGGCGGCCACGGTGGTCCTCCCCCTCATGCCCGGAGCGGATGTGCCCGCGCAAGACGAGCAGGCGGCGGGTCCTCCGCCGGCGAAGGCGCAGATGACCATCTTCTACGGCGGGCAGGTGCTGGTACTCGACGAGGTCCCGGACGACAGGGCGGCCGAGCTGCTCCGTGTCGCTGCCGCAGCAGGCACCACGCGAGGGGACGGCGACCTGCCCATGGCGAGGAAGGCGTCGCTGCAGCGGTTCATGGAGAAGCGCAAAGGAAGGCTCGCCGCTCGCGCCGTCCCCTACAGCCGGCCCGACGGCGACGCGTTCGCCTGTAACCGTCGCTTACGCTCTGATTCGTGTTCATGA